A part of Oscillatoria sp. FACHB-1406 genomic DNA contains:
- a CDS encoding helix-turn-helix domain-containing protein: protein MDKAYRYRFYPTTEQESLLRRTMGCVRLV from the coding sequence ATGGATAAAGCCTATCGCTACCGTTTCTATCCTACCACCGAGCAAGAATCACTCTTGCGACGGACAATGGGCTGTGTACGGCTCGTCT